Part of the Canis aureus isolate CA01 chromosome 3, VMU_Caureus_v.1.0, whole genome shotgun sequence genome, CATCTGGAGCTGCTTGCATGCTTGCCCAACGGTATCCAGAGTTCTGTGGGGAGGCCTCTGATGAGCCCCTGAGCTGGCATGGggacccagcccagcccctgtaCCGTGACGTCCTCAGACAACTCACTGCTCTGTGAGCTGCCCGCAGCTGGCCAGATTGAGGTGCTGCAGCCTAGGCCAGGAGCTGGCTGCCTGGGACCAGCCCTCGTTGCTGAGGAGACTGCAGTGACTCAGCACCAAGCGCTCCAGGCTGGGGCAGCCCCTGGCCACGGCCACCAAGCCCTTGTCCGTGAGTGCTGGCAATAGTCTCAGTGACAATTGCCTCAGCTCAGGGAACTGGAGCACCTGCAAGGATGGGGGTGTGGGAGGGTATAGCATGGTACTGGGCCCCAGGGCCCTTCCAGGTTCTTCCACGCCCAGCCGGAGGAATGGCAAAGCCAGAAGTAGCAGAAGCCAAAGAGAATGGAATGTTTTCCAAGCAAGAAGTGGGTTGACCTGGGCCTGGGTCTAATGCCAAGATCCTCAGCGAtccacccccactgccccagcCCCACACCTTGGCCAAACTGGCATCAGTTAGTTTGCTGCAGGCTGTGAGGTCCAGCTCCCGCAGGGCCCgcagcatgagcagggaagagcCCTGTGGCTGGGGAGAAGGGTCCTTGGGGCCCAAGGCTTGATGCTCCAGCTCTTGATGTAGCTGTGGGAAGAAGCTCCTGCTCTTCAGGTTCCTCCTGAGTTTGGCCCTCAAATGCTCCTAGACAAAAATACTTAGGAGGGGCAGGAAGGCAGCTGTGCCCAGGGCTCCCGCCACTCGCATGTCCTGTACCTGGGGCTCCTGTGTAGGTTCATCACTTGGGTCCCCCAGCCCCAGAAGCCCCCAGTCTCGGAGCTCCTTGCACCAGGCCAGGCGCAGGACTGACAGGTGGGTTAGGGAGGCACGGATGGCCTGCAGGGTCCTGTTGGTGAGGGCCACACAGGAGGATAAGTCTAGCACCGTGAGGCTTGGGCCCAGCACTGGGATGAGGGAGTACACTGAGGCATCCTAGGAGGGAAGTGGAGAAGGGAGACAGCAATGGGCAGGTGGCTTGTGCAGGGGTCCCTAGGAAGGTTCTGCCAAGGTTCCAGCCCCACAGGCAACAGGGAACTACCAGATGGTCCATGGAGGCAAGCAAAATGTCCCTGTGCTGGtaaaaggtggtggtggggggacacCAGGAGGAGTTTGCTGGAGGACTGAGGCCTAGATAGGCTGGGGCGGGAAGGATGCAGGTGCAAGTTTCTGAAGAACCTGCCCCGTCTGTGCTCCCAGACCTGGCTGGAGCCGTGCGCTGAGGCAGCCCTCTGACCGCAGCTTATTGGACCATCATGGACATCTGACCCTAGCTGAGCCAATCAGATGTGCTCCCTCTAGAATTTGAAGCAGAACTGTGAGGTCACCGTGGGGGTAGGGCTGCCACCTGCCAGGAGCCCGAGCTAAGGGCAGAGTAGAGGAAGCTGGTTCATAAAGAAGTAAGAGACATAAGAACACAGGGCCCCAGGGAGAGCAGCTGAGACGCCTGGTGCTAATGGGAAGACGGGGTGGGGCAAGGTAAGAGGAGTGCCTGTGGAGGAAAGACCGAGGGACGGCTTTCAGGTTGGGAATGCCCTGGGCACATTGAGAGGCTGAAGAAACCATCCACTAAAGAGGGAAAGACTGACATTGCCAAGTTAGGGACACCGCCCAGGGGGACAGGGCTGAGCCCTACTGAAGGAACTGGCTGCAGCCAACAAATGATCGTGACTTGCAGGTCACATTACCTGGGTCAGACCTCTGGAGCAACCTCCTTGGGTAACCTCAGTAGCCATTCCCCACAGAGCCCCCTcttgccctccctgcctccggAACACCCACTGGCAGTCCTCCTACCCAGGGGGACTTACAGGGGTCTCCAAGCACCTGGTGCGGGAGGTGTGTGCCGGCTTGTGGGCTGGGCCAGCCTGGTCCCCTTGGGCCTCCCTCTATCCGGGCCCACAGTAGGGGCTGAGGGGAGGATGCTGGCAGGAGCACTGTCCGTCCAGGCTCCTCTCCCCGTGTCCTTAGCCTAGTTCTCACTGCTGTTCCCTGGCCATCAACACGGGGCAATGCCTCCTCACTGCTGCAGTTGCAGCTTCCCCAGCCccgaggagggaaaggaggggatgACGGGCTCACCTTGAGTGAGGAGCAGTAGGCCAGGCTGAGGGAGGCCAAGGGGGCTGGAGCTCTGcgccctgagcccagggcccgGGCCAGGCCCCACCCGCTCACCCGGCCACACTCTGCCAAGTTCAGGCTGTGCAGCTCCCGCAGGGCCCCCAGAGCTCCCCACTGTGCATCCAGTGTCCGTCAGCCGCTGCAGCTTCCTCAGGCGGAGGCACTGCAGGCACGCCAGGCCGCGGCTGATGGCCAGGAGAGCCCCGTCGGCCAGTTCTGAGCAGCCGCTGAGGTCCAGGGAGGTCAGGCCAGATTGCAGACGGCAAAGGGCAGCCACAGCCCCTGTGGAGAGGTCCTGGCAGGCACGCAGGCTCAGCTCCTTCAGCTGCAGCCCGGCCACCTGAGCCAGGGCCTTGGCAGCCTCGGGGAGCAAGCCGGTACCACTCAGGTCCAGGCCACATAGCCTACCAGCCCTTTCCTTCACAAATTGCAGCAGGTTGTGGAAGGAGAGTTGGGAGCAGGAGAAGTCTTGGGGGCCAagagagccctgggctgggcctagCTCAAAGGTGAGGTGACAGTAGGCCAAGGAGAGGCGCTCCAGGTTGGGGGCACAGTGGCAGAGCCGGCTGAAACTGAGGTCGGTCAGGTCCCGCAGGCCAGCCAAGTTGAGCTCACGGAGGCCACTCCACACCTGCTGGACCAGCTGCGCCATCTCGGGCTGAGCCATCAGCATGCCCGATACGAAGAGGCTGTTGCAGCCACTGAGGTCAAGGATACGCAGGGCCGGGCAGCCCAGGACCAAGGCCACAAAGGACGCCTCTGTGGGGCTACCCCCACTGAGGCACAAGCTCTGCAGATGCGGGCCCAGGTGGTAGGCCACAGCCTCCAGCACCTGATGCGAAGCTGGCAAGCCATCCAGGTTGGTCAGGCCGACGCACGTGATGCCCCTGAGGCCCAGGCTCTTGATGGCCGGAAGGGAGGCAGAGGACACAGGGATGTTGTACTGCACATTTGTCTAAGGGGTGGCAGCAGGATGGGGTTAGCCCTCTGGCCTCAGAGGGTATTGGCCATCAAGTCTGGTGGCCAGTCACTCGCAGGTCAGGAAAGGGCCCTGTCACAATGGGGACCCACTGTGGTGTGCAGTGTCGTGTGTGGTTGACGGGGTGCTGGTGGGAAGGGGGAAGATGAGTCACTCTGGGGCTCAAAGGGGATGCCTGtgaggggagggcaagaatgttAGCGATGGATGGGACTGGATGCCTACAGAGGAGCGGGGACAGGGTAGAGAGCTGGCCTGCTGGGTATAGGGGTTTGGGATAGCCTGGAGGAGAGCCAGAAAAGCTGCTAGGGGGTAGGACTAAGTATGCTGGATCCCAAACTTTGGGACTTTCAAAAGGTGCCCTGAGACCCATGGGCTCAGCTCCCACTCCAGGGAGTCAGAGCTCAGCATTAACTAAGCAACCAGCCTCCCTCACTTTTTCAAGAGAATATAAATAGCCCTCAGAACAGCTGAAGGCAGTTAGAAGCAAAGCAGTTGTCACTCACCACGACCGTGGGTGGCCCAGGTGCCAGAGGCCTAGGTCAGGCAGTGAGCCCTAGATCCCCTGGTGGCCTTAGTATCTCAGCCACATGAATGTTTGCAAAAAGgggttttgtgtatgtgtgtaccaACACGTGTGAGCCCCGCAGGCTCCAGAGTTCAAGAAGTGCTTGTGACCCCTGGGGCTCATCTCTGGAGGGTCTGTCTTACCTGTCCAGATAAGAAAGGAGAAGCCTCCCACTTCTGTGGGATCTCAAGAGGATGAGTCTTGATGTGCCAAGAGTGTGGGGCTGTCCTTGCTATAGGGGAACAGGGGAATGAGAGTGGGAAATCCATGACTGGTGTGGGGTGGAGCCTGGAGGTGGGCTCAGGGCTAAGTTGGGGAGATAGCCTGGCTTGTCTAGGAATTTAGGGAACCCCAGTTTTCTTAGGACCTTCCGCGATTTTGTGCCAGAGGGGAGTTATACcaggtgtgggggagggagaggagggcttGGCTTCTCATCTGCTCTTGATGGATGGCTAGGTTGCTGGCAAATGGTTCTAAAGACTCTTGTTTTAATGTATCAACATGATCCTGATGTAGGAAAGGAAGCTCTCTAAAATATCTGTCCTGTCAGTCCCTGCAATAACAAGCTAATGCTCCCTGATTCTACCCCACAGAACGTCATCAAAGGGATTCAGAAAGGTAGAAATGACACATAATATGCACTCCTGCAAGATACTTATTAACACGATTCTCCCAGGAAGACACAGGAATCCCATTCCTGCGTGGAGAAACCAGGCTGACTTCTGCCACGGAGAGAAGCAGCTCCTATAGCTGCCATCATGGGAAAGAACGTGTGGGAAGAAATGGGGGTCAGCTTCTGCCGGCTTCCACAGGAATCAGGGCTCAAACCAGGCTCCCTATCCAGACCCCATCCCGGGATGTGGTCCTTGTGGAAGAGAGGAACACTTCCCACAGCTCCCCCTCGTGGACGCTGGGAGGCAGCGGACTAGTGGGAACCGCAAGGGCCTGGGTCCCTCTCTCagatttagggagagagagaagatccCAGTGGGCGGGGAAGGTGATTCAAGGCGAGGCAAAGATCTGGGAGGAAAGGTTTTAGAAGGAGGGGTAAAGCCGACCTCCAGCCGTTTCCAGGCCCTGCCGACAGAGGGGCCAGTGTGATGATGGAGAGTGAGCTGTGGCTGCAAGTGCAAGACAGGGCCGGTAGCTGGTTGCTGAGGCAGCGCCACCCCTGCCATCATGTtgtgtccctccccccacactcCAGCAACCAcagtccttcatttccttccttcctgagccATGGGGGCCAAGAATGTTCTCATGTtctcccctctcccactgcctccctATGAACAAGGTAGATGAGCAGCTGAGTGGGGGAGCACCGGCCATCAACCTAGAGTCCAAGTCCAGGGCTGACTGGTGGCAGGAAAACCCCCCAAATATAGGGGCAGAGCTTGGTCTAAAGGCTTTCCAGCAGCTGTTGGGAGATGTATGAGAGTGTGTGTTGAGATTTGAGAccgcctccctgctccccactgtTTTCTGTGGGGAAGGGACAGCCTCTAAAGCATCATCCAGGTGGTCTGCCCTGGACTTCAAGTGCAGGTGCCCAGGAGCAGCCCTTTCGGGATACCAATCATCTGTGGGGAGCAGAACAGCAGAAGGAGGAGGCTGCTGAGTTGTGGTCTTTGGCCCCAGTGTAGGAGGGCCCTTCCTCGGCCCAAGGAAGATGCTTCTAGAGGTCCAAAGGAGGACTGTAAGCTCTAGCTTCAGCTGCCCTGTCCACAGAGGAGCCAAACAGCGCCCCCCCCTCCTTTCCCAATGCTGGCCTCCTAAGAGTAAATACCAAGTCATTTGGGAAGTGCCCTAAATCTGCTAAAAGGGACACACATCCCTTGACTGTGAGAGGCCAGGATTTCATTGTACCTTGTGAAGCCCTGAGCTGAGACTGTGGGCTTGTGTGCAGACTTGGAAAGCCATCTGATAGAGGAATGGCTGTCCTATCTGCTGGCACAGGAATCATACATTTTCTTctggagaacaaaagaaaatgtaggcCCAGGCACCGATGGGCTTTAGTCTCTAGAGAAGAGTTAGACCTTGGGGTCATTTCCAGTGGCTCCGCTGGCCCTTTATAAATCCCCCAGGTAGGAGAAGGCAGTGGAGGGCAGAAGCTGAGTGGTCCGGAGCTTCTTCATGGTGACCAGCCCAGGAGCAGACAACCAGGGCTCTCCCCAAAATGTGCAGAGCCTGGGTGTGTGCGgtggcggcggggggaggggatcTCCCTTATCTACCttcttatttgagaaaaaatatgctTAAGTGGGGGCAAGTCACAGAGAATAAGAAGTCACCAGTCCAGCACCCTCGCCTGGCCTGGTGAGGCCTAAACCCCAGCCATGCCTTGGTGAGCCAGAATCTTCGGTAGCACCTACTAGCAGGGGGCACTATTTCCTTACCATCTGGGCCCTGGGAGATGGCTCCTGCCAATAAGTTCTATAAACTACTCTCTGGGgcatggtggtggtgggatgTCAGCAGAGCCCTAGGTGCCATGTACCCGTGGCCTGGCCTTCCAGTGCTCCCAGCCCAGGTGGGGCTGAGTTCTGCAGAGGCACCCACAGGCCTTCATCGGCATCCCATCTAGAGCTCACGGTTAGCTGGAGCAGCCCCGGTGCCAACATGGTAGGCTCTACAGTCTCGGACTCTGACCCTGGCCTCCTCGTCTTCACTCTCTTATCCTATGCCAGTCTACTCCCAACTGCCCACTTTGCTTCTCCTGCCCTCTCATTCTTTGCTGGACTCCAAGAACCTCTCCCCTGACCACCTCCCTTTGGGGTCCtgtggccctgcccctgccatgCTGCTGTGCCCCTTCTTCTtgccctgcaccccccacccccctgcaagGCATTATGGAACCACTGCCTCCTCTTGGTTTGTGCTGGGGGTACAGAACTCATTTGTGGAAGCCACAGACTCCCCTCTCGCCTCCCCCCCTGCCACCTCCACCCCTGGCTCTCTTATCCCCCTCAAGGTTTCTCTCCAAGCTCACCATTCTCTCCAGCCCCTGATGCAAAGGTGGCATCCTCCCCTTATTCCGACCTTTGACCTTCACAGAGAAGACCTGTTCTGTTTCAAAAAGAAGCCAAAGCCACCATGTGAGAAGACGCTCCCTTTGCCCTGCTCACATCTACCAGCCAGCTCCCGGCAGGACCCATCCTAACTAATCTCCTTCTTTCTGCTCTCCTAATCCCCTTTTCTCCACTTACTGGGCCTG contains:
- the LOC144307035 gene encoding leucine-rich repeat-containing protein 29-like isoform X2, producing MEDCPSLIQSNAHIYSDLPASVRSERGLPRESGLVLCSPECPSGARTAPHSWHIKTHPLEIPQKWEASPFLSGQDASVYSLIPVLGPSLTVLDLSSCVALTNRTLQAIRASLTHLSVLRLAWCKELRDWGLLGLGDPSDEPTQEPQEHLRAKLRRNLKSRSFFPQLHQELEHQALGPKDPSPQPQGSSLLMLRALRELDLTACSKLTDASLAKVLQFPELRQLSLRLLPALTDKGLVAVARGCPSLERLVLSHCSLLSNEGWSQAASSWPRLQHLNLASCGQLTEQTLDTVGQACKQLQMLDVAMCPRISMAAVRCFQAQLPQVTCVQSRFVGGADLTITL
- the LOC144307035 gene encoding leucine-rich repeat-containing protein 29-like isoform X4, which translates into the protein MEDCPSLIQSNAHIYSDLPASVRSERGLPRESGLVLCSPECPSGARTAPHSWHIKTHPLEIPQKWEASPFLSGQDASVYSLIPVLGPSLTVLDLSSCVALTNRTLQAIRASLTHLSVLRLAWCKELRDWGLLGLGDPSDEPTQEPQLHQELEHQALGPKDPSPQPQGSSLLMLRALRELDLTACSKLTDASLAKVLQFPELRQLSLRLLPALTDKGLVAVARGCPSLERLVLSHCSLLSNEGWSQAASSWPRLQHLNLASCGQLTEQTLDTVGQACKQLQMLDVAMCPRISMAAVRCFQAQLPQVTCVQSRFVGGADLTITL
- the LOC144307035 gene encoding leucine-rich repeat-containing protein 29-like isoform X5; this encodes MAESLPLEMLTYILIFLPLSDQKEASLVSRAWYSAAQNALREDASVYSLIPVLGPSLTVLDLSSCVALTNRTLQAIRASLTHLSVLRLAWCKELRDWGLLGLGDPSDEPTQEPQEHLRAKLRRNLKSRSFFPQLHQELEHQALGPKDPSPQPQGSSLLMLRALRELDLTACSKLTDASLAKVLQFPELRQLSLRLLPALTDKGLVAVARGCPSLERLVLSHCSLLSNEGWSQAASSWPRLQHLNLASCGQLTEQTLDTVGQACKQLQMLDVAMCPRISMAAVRCFQAQLPQVTCVQSRFVGGADLTITL
- the LOC144307035 gene encoding leucine-rich repeat-containing protein 29-like isoform X6, producing MLTYILIFLPLSDQKEASLVSRAWYSAAQNALREDASVYSLIPVLGPSLTVLDLSSCVALTNRTLQAIRASLTHLSVLRLAWCKELRDWGLLGLGDPSDEPTQEPQEHLRAKLRRNLKSRSFFPQLHQELEHQALGPKDPSPQPQGSSLLMLRALRELDLTACSKLTDASLAKVLQFPELRQLSLRLLPALTDKGLVAVARGCPSLERLVLSHCSLLSNEGWSQAASSWPRLQHLNLASCGQLTEQTLDTVGQACKQLQMLDVAMCPRISMAAVRCFQAQLPQVTCVQSRFVGGADLTITL
- the LOC144307035 gene encoding uncharacterized protein LOC144307035 isoform X3, with translation MEDCPSLIQSNAHIYSDLPASVRSERGLPRESGLVLCSPECPSGARTAPHSWHIKTHPLEIPQKWEASPFLSGQDASVYSLIPVLGPSLTVLDLSSCVALTNRTLQAIRASLTHLSVLRLAWCKELRDWGLLGLGDPSDEPTQEPQEHLRAKLRRNLKSRSFFPQLHQELEHQALGPKDPSPQPQGSSLLMLRALRELDLTACSKLTDASLAKVLQFPELRQLSLRLLPALTDKGLVAVARGCPSLERLVLSHCSLLSNEGWSQAASSWPRLQHLNLASCGQLTEQTLDTVGQACKQLQMLDVAMCPRISMAAVRCFQAQLPQPYRCLQKS
- the LOC144307035 gene encoding uncharacterized protein LOC144307035 isoform X1 → MEDCPSLIQSNAHIYSDLPASVRSERGLPRESGLVLCSPECPSGARTAPHSWHIKTHPLEIPQKWEASPFLSGQTNVQYNIPVSSASLPAIKSLGLRGITCVGLTNLDGLPASHQVLEAVAYHLGPHLQSLCLSGGSPTEASFVALVLGCPALRILDLSGCNSLFVSGMLMAQPEMAQLVQQVWSGLRELNLAGLRDLTDLSFSRLCHCAPNLERLSLAYCHLTFELGPAQGSLGPQDFSCSQLSFHNLLQFVKERAGRLCGLDLSGTGLLPEAAKALAQVAGLQLKELSLRACQDLSTGAVAALCRLQSGLTSLDLSGCSELADGALLAISRGLACLQCLRLRKLQRLTDTGCTVGSSGGPAGAAQPELGRVWPGERVGPGPGPGLRAQSSSPLGLPQPGLLLLTQGCLSVLPHPSAGPKPHGARLILLCGPHQQDPAGHPCLPNPPVSPAPGLVQGAPRLGASGAGGPK